The following proteins come from a genomic window of Blastococcus sp. HT6-30:
- the rpmJ gene encoding 50S ribosomal protein L36 → MKVQPSVKKICDKCKVIRRHGRVMVICDNARHKQRQG, encoded by the coding sequence GTGAAGGTCCAGCCGTCGGTGAAGAAGATCTGCGACAAGTGCAAGGTGATCCGCCGGCACGGCCGGGTCATGGTCATCTGCGACAACGCCCGGCACAAGCAGCGCCAGGGCTGA
- the infA gene encoding translation initiation factor IF-1, which produces MAKKDGAIEVEGRVVEPLPNAMFRVELQNGHRVLAHISGKMRQHYIRILPEDRVVVELSPYDLTRGRIVYRYK; this is translated from the coding sequence ATGGCGAAGAAGGACGGGGCCATCGAGGTCGAGGGTCGCGTCGTCGAGCCGCTGCCCAATGCGATGTTCCGGGTCGAGCTGCAGAACGGACACCGGGTGCTCGCCCACATCAGCGGCAAGATGCGGCAGCACTACATCCGCATCCTGCCCGAGGACCGCGTGGTCGTGGAGCTCTCGCCCTACGACCTGACCCGCGGTCGCATCGTCTACCGCTACAAGTGA
- a CDS encoding adenylate kinase, producing MRVVLLGPPGAGKGTQAQFIAGELGVPAISTGDIFRANVSGQTELGQKAKIYMDAGDLVPDEITVAMVKDRLAEEDARAGFLLDGFPRTISQAEQLRASLAELGHGLDRVLELVVDEEELVRRLSGRRMLVDGQMVQRDDDKPETVRHRLKVYREQTAPLSGFYEDQGLLARIDAIGAVEEVTARALAALGTDGAQPSAD from the coding sequence GTGCGCGTCGTCCTCCTGGGCCCTCCCGGAGCGGGCAAGGGCACCCAGGCGCAGTTCATCGCCGGCGAACTCGGCGTCCCCGCGATCTCGACCGGTGACATCTTCCGGGCCAACGTCAGCGGGCAGACGGAGCTGGGGCAGAAGGCCAAGATCTACATGGACGCCGGTGACCTCGTGCCCGACGAGATCACCGTCGCCATGGTGAAGGACCGGCTGGCCGAGGAAGACGCCCGGGCGGGCTTTCTCCTGGACGGGTTCCCCCGCACGATCTCGCAGGCCGAGCAGCTCCGCGCATCGCTGGCCGAGCTCGGACACGGCCTCGACCGGGTCCTCGAGCTGGTGGTCGACGAGGAGGAGCTGGTCCGGCGGCTCTCCGGCCGGCGGATGCTGGTCGACGGGCAGATGGTCCAGCGCGACGACGACAAGCCCGAGACGGTGCGGCACCGGCTGAAGGTGTACCGGGAACAGACTGCCCCGCTGTCCGGCTTCTACGAGGACCAGGGTCTGCTGGCCCGCATCGACGCGATCGGTGCGGTCGAGGAGGTCACGGCCCGTGCGCTCGCCGCACTGGGTACGGACGGCGCGCAGCCGAGCGCAGACTGA
- the rpsD gene encoding 30S ribosomal protein S4 yields the protein MARYTGADCRMCRREKMKLFLKGSKCESPKCPIEIRPYPPGEHGRGRSKDSEYLLQLREKQKARRIYGVLEKQFRGYYEEANRKTGKTGEVLLQILESRLDNVVYRAGFAESRDMARQLVRHGHIRVNGRKVDIPSYRVSENDIIEVAEKSRTMMPFEVAQARAGERPVPAWLEVISSQLRVLVHSIPARQVIDTPVQEQLIVELYSK from the coding sequence GTGGCCCGTTACACCGGAGCCGACTGCCGCATGTGCCGGCGCGAGAAGATGAAGCTGTTCCTCAAGGGCAGCAAGTGCGAGTCACCGAAGTGCCCGATCGAGATCCGGCCGTACCCGCCGGGCGAGCACGGCCGTGGCCGGAGCAAGGACAGCGAGTACCTGCTCCAGCTCCGCGAGAAGCAGAAGGCCCGCCGCATCTACGGCGTGCTGGAGAAGCAGTTCCGCGGCTACTACGAAGAGGCCAACCGCAAGACCGGCAAGACCGGTGAGGTCCTGCTGCAGATCCTCGAGTCGCGGCTGGACAACGTGGTCTACCGGGCCGGCTTCGCCGAGTCCCGCGACATGGCCCGCCAGCTGGTGCGCCACGGTCACATCCGGGTGAACGGCCGCAAGGTCGACATCCCGTCGTACCGGGTCAGCGAGAACGACATCATCGAGGTCGCCGAGAAGTCGCGCACCATGATGCCGTTCGAGGTCGCCCAGGCCCGCGCCGGCGAGCGTCCGGTGCCGGCGTGGCTCGAGGTCATCAGCAGCCAGCTGCGCGTGCTCGTGCACAGCATCCCGGCCCGCCAGGTGATCGACACCCCGGTCCAGGAGCAGCTGATCGTCGAGCTGTACTCGAAGTAG
- the rplO gene encoding 50S ribosomal protein L15: MTLKVHHLRPAPGAHTAKTRVGRGEGSKGKTAGRGTKGTGARGTVSARFEGGQTPLNMRLPKLSGFKPPNKVVFQVVNLDRIAALFPQGGAVNPDTLAEAGAVRRGQPVKVLGTGELGGVRVDVQANAFSASAAEKIAAAGGSTTRI; encoded by the coding sequence ATGACTCTCAAGGTCCACCACCTGCGTCCGGCCCCCGGCGCTCACACCGCCAAGACCCGCGTGGGTCGCGGTGAGGGCTCCAAGGGCAAGACCGCCGGGCGCGGCACCAAGGGCACCGGCGCGCGGGGCACCGTCTCCGCGCGGTTCGAGGGTGGGCAGACCCCGCTGAACATGCGGCTGCCCAAGCTCTCGGGCTTCAAGCCGCCGAACAAGGTCGTCTTCCAGGTCGTCAACCTCGACCGGATCGCGGCGCTGTTCCCGCAGGGCGGAGCCGTCAACCCGGACACCCTGGCCGAGGCCGGCGCCGTGCGCCGTGGCCAGCCGGTCAAGGTGCTCGGCACCGGCGAGCTCGGCGGCGTCAGGGTCGACGTGCAGGCGAACGCCTTCTCCGCCTCCGCGGCCGAGAAGATCGCCGCGGCCGGAGGCAGCACCACCCGCATCTGA
- a CDS encoding DNA-directed RNA polymerase subunit alpha → MLIAQRPTLTEETISEQRSRFIIEPLEPGFGYTLGNSLRRTLLSSIPGAAVTSIRIEGTLHEFTTVPGVKEDVTEIILNLKGLVVSSDSDEPVTMYLRKQGPGEVTAADIAPPAGVEVHNPELHIATLNGKGRLEIELVVERGRGYVPAPQNKQPGQEIGRIPVDSIYSPVLKVTYAVEATRVEQRTDFDRLVVDVETKPSIAPRDAIASAGSTLVELFGLLRELNVEAEGIEVGPSPAEAADIANFSMPIEDMDLTVRSYNCLKREGVHTVGELVTRSEADLLDIRNFGAKSIDEVKMKLAAMGLALKDSPPGFIPTSVESYDEGYETDAYQGTGEYAAGYDQAQYDEGAYQETEQL, encoded by the coding sequence ATGCTCATCGCACAGCGCCCCACGCTGACCGAGGAGACCATCTCGGAGCAGCGCTCGCGGTTCATCATCGAGCCGCTCGAGCCGGGTTTCGGCTACACCCTCGGCAACTCCCTGCGGCGCACGCTGCTGTCGTCCATCCCCGGTGCGGCTGTGACCAGCATCCGCATCGAGGGCACCCTGCACGAGTTCACCACCGTGCCGGGCGTCAAGGAGGACGTCACCGAGATCATCCTGAACCTCAAGGGGCTCGTGGTCAGCTCCGACTCCGACGAGCCGGTGACCATGTACCTGCGCAAGCAGGGCCCCGGCGAGGTCACCGCGGCGGACATCGCCCCGCCGGCCGGCGTCGAGGTGCACAACCCCGAGCTGCACATCGCCACCCTGAACGGGAAGGGCCGGCTCGAGATCGAGCTGGTCGTCGAGCGGGGTCGCGGCTACGTGCCCGCGCCGCAGAACAAGCAGCCCGGCCAGGAGATCGGCCGCATCCCCGTGGACTCGATCTACTCGCCGGTCCTCAAGGTGACCTACGCCGTCGAGGCGACCCGTGTCGAGCAGCGCACCGACTTCGACCGGCTGGTGGTCGACGTCGAGACGAAGCCGTCGATCGCCCCGCGCGACGCCATCGCGTCCGCCGGGTCCACGCTGGTCGAGCTCTTCGGCCTGCTGCGCGAGCTGAACGTCGAGGCCGAGGGCATCGAGGTCGGGCCCAGCCCGGCCGAGGCAGCCGACATCGCGAACTTCTCGATGCCGATCGAGGACATGGACCTCACGGTCCGGTCCTACAACTGCCTCAAGCGCGAGGGCGTGCACACCGTCGGGGAGCTCGTCACCCGTTCCGAGGCCGACCTGCTCGACATCCGGAACTTCGGGGCCAAGTCGATCGACGAGGTCAAGATGAAGCTGGCCGCCATGGGCCTCGCGCTCAAGGACAGCCCGCCCGGGTTCATCCCCACCTCGGTCGAGAGCTACGACGAGGGCTACGAGACCGACGCCTACCAGGGCACGGGCGAGTACGCCGCGGGCTACGACCAGGCGCAGTACGACGAGGGTGCCTACCAGGAGACCGAGCAGCTCTGA
- the rpsE gene encoding 30S ribosomal protein S5 — MPGPQRRGGGAGGGNDRRDRRDGGRGPGGAPAEKSNYIERVVAINRVSKVVKGGRRFSFTALVIVGDGDGTVGVGYGKAKEVPAAIAKGVEEAKKHFYKVPRIASTIPHPVQGEAAAGVVLLKPASPGTGVIAGGPVRAVLECAGIHDVLSKSLGSSNPINIVHATMQALKDLVRPEEIAARRGLPLEDVAPAAMLRARAGQGV; from the coding sequence ATGCCAGGACCACAGCGACGCGGCGGCGGCGCCGGCGGCGGTAACGACCGCCGCGACCGTCGTGACGGCGGGCGGGGCCCCGGAGGCGCGCCCGCCGAGAAGAGCAACTACATCGAGCGCGTGGTCGCCATCAACCGCGTGTCCAAGGTCGTCAAGGGTGGTCGGCGCTTCAGCTTCACCGCCCTGGTGATCGTGGGCGACGGTGACGGCACCGTGGGCGTCGGCTACGGGAAGGCCAAGGAGGTGCCCGCGGCGATCGCCAAGGGCGTCGAGGAGGCCAAGAAGCACTTCTACAAGGTGCCCCGCATCGCCAGCACCATCCCGCACCCCGTGCAGGGCGAGGCGGCCGCCGGTGTCGTGCTGCTCAAGCCGGCCAGCCCCGGTACCGGTGTCATCGCCGGTGGCCCGGTGCGCGCCGTGCTCGAGTGCGCCGGGATCCACGACGTGCTGTCCAAGAGCCTGGGCTCGTCGAACCCGATCAACATCGTGCACGCCACCATGCAGGCGCTGAAGGACCTCGTCCGCCCGGAGGAGATCGCGGCCCGCCGCGGCCTGCCGCTCGAGGACGTCGCCCCCGCCGCCATGCTCCGTGCGCGTGCGGGTCAGGGGGTCTGA
- the rpsK gene encoding 30S ribosomal protein S11, with the protein MPPRARAAAGAKKVRRKEKKNVAHGAAHIKSTFNNTIVSITDPNGNVISWASAGHVGFKGSRKSTPFAAQMAAENAARKAQEHGMRKVDVFVKGPGSGRETAIRSLQATGLEVGQIQDVTPQPHNGCRPKKRRRV; encoded by the coding sequence ATGCCTCCCAGGGCTCGCGCCGCGGCTGGTGCCAAGAAGGTCCGCCGCAAGGAGAAGAAGAACGTCGCTCACGGTGCTGCGCACATCAAGAGCACGTTCAACAACACGATCGTCTCGATCACCGACCCCAACGGCAACGTGATCAGCTGGGCCTCGGCCGGCCACGTCGGCTTCAAGGGCTCCCGCAAGTCCACGCCCTTCGCCGCGCAGATGGCCGCGGAGAATGCGGCCCGCAAGGCGCAGGAGCACGGCATGCGCAAGGTGGACGTCTTCGTGAAGGGTCCCGGCTCCGGCCGCGAGACCGCGATCCGCTCCCTGCAGGCCACCGGCCTCGAGGTCGGGCAGATCCAGGACGTCACGCCGCAGCCGCACAACGGCTGCCGCCCCAAGAAGCGCCGCCGGGTCTGA
- the rpmD gene encoding 50S ribosomal protein L30 — protein MAQLKVTQVKSVIGTKPNQRQTLRSLGLKRINDSVVQEDRPEIRGMVATVPHLVTVEEIS, from the coding sequence ATGGCACAGCTGAAGGTCACCCAGGTCAAGTCGGTCATCGGCACCAAGCCCAACCAGCGCCAGACGCTGCGCTCGCTGGGCCTCAAGCGGATCAACGACTCGGTCGTCCAGGAGGACCGTCCCGAGATCCGCGGGATGGTCGCGACGGTGCCGCACCTGGTCACCGTCGAAGAGATCAGCTGA
- the rplR gene encoding 50S ribosomal protein L18, with translation MAQAEKAARVHKPVGTDISTARRVSRLRRHNRLRKRVAGTAERPRLVVKRSARHIHVQVVDDTVGRTVVSASTMDASLRGSEGDKSTLARQVGALVAERAKAAGISAVVFDRGGNRYAGRIAALADGAREGGLDF, from the coding sequence ATGGCTCAGGCAGAGAAGGCCGCCCGGGTGCACAAGCCCGTCGGCACCGACATCAGCACGGCGCGCCGCGTCTCGCGGCTCCGTCGCCACAACCGGCTGCGCAAGCGGGTCGCGGGCACGGCGGAGCGTCCGCGCCTGGTGGTCAAGCGCAGCGCGCGCCACATCCACGTGCAGGTCGTCGACGACACGGTCGGCCGCACCGTGGTGAGCGCCTCCACGATGGACGCCAGCCTGCGCGGCTCCGAGGGCGACAAGTCCACCCTCGCCCGTCAGGTGGGTGCTCTGGTGGCCGAGCGCGCGAAGGCCGCCGGCATCTCGGCGGTCGTCTTCGACCGCGGGGGCAACCGCTACGCCGGGCGCATCGCCGCTCTGGCCGACGGTGCCCGCGAGGGTGGGCTGGACTTCTGA
- a CDS encoding NTP transferase domain-containing protein — protein sequence MEDFPPYAAVVLAGGRAQRLGGQAKPQLRVGGRTMLAAVLIAVGDAAQRIVVGPRQEVPGDVVLTREDPPGGGPVAALRAGLVAVDADVVAVLAADLPFVTRGLVGELRRRLHRDGVLVVDDAGRDQLLLGVWRTAALRRAVGDPDGPRALHRAVAGLAVDRHHPAPAPGEVAPWLDCDTPEELARAREVAPGATG from the coding sequence ATGGAGGACTTCCCGCCGTACGCGGCCGTGGTGCTGGCCGGCGGCCGGGCCCAGCGGCTGGGCGGGCAGGCCAAGCCGCAGCTGCGGGTCGGCGGCCGGACGATGCTCGCCGCCGTCCTCATCGCCGTGGGCGACGCGGCGCAGCGGATCGTGGTCGGCCCTCGGCAGGAGGTCCCGGGGGACGTCGTCCTCACCCGGGAGGACCCGCCGGGCGGCGGGCCCGTGGCGGCGCTGCGGGCCGGGCTGGTCGCCGTGGACGCCGACGTGGTGGCGGTCCTCGCCGCCGACCTGCCCTTCGTCACCCGCGGGCTCGTCGGCGAGCTGCGCCGGCGACTCCACCGGGACGGCGTCCTCGTCGTCGACGACGCCGGTCGGGACCAGCTCCTGCTGGGCGTGTGGCGCACCGCGGCGCTGCGCCGCGCGGTCGGTGACCCGGACGGCCCGCGGGCGCTCCACCGCGCGGTGGCCGGCCTCGCGGTAGACCGGCACCACCCCGCGCCGGCGCCCGGCGAGGTGGCTCCGTGGCTGGACTGCGACACCCCCGAGGAGCTGGCCCGGGCACGGGAGGTAGCCCCCGGCGCTACCGGGTAG
- the map gene encoding type I methionyl aminopeptidase encodes MTGGILGRLPLLAKWSGRMIQIKTPHEIELMRGAGLVVAGAIAAVRAAIRPGVTTGELDAIAEDRIRSAGAIPSFLGYHGFTGSICASINDEVVHGIPDVNRALAAGDNISIDCGAILQGWHGDSAVTVTVGEPSAEDAALIAVTERSMWAGLARAVAGGRLTDISSAVEQAIRDEDRPYGIVDNYGGHGIGTEMHQDPHVLNYGRPGRGPKLVPGLALAIEPMVTVGDPATVELEDGWTVVTKDGSRAAHFEHTVAITPEGPWVLTAEDGGVAGLAPFGITPRT; translated from the coding sequence ATGACAGGCGGGATCCTCGGCCGCCTTCCGCTGCTCGCGAAGTGGAGTGGACGCATGATCCAGATCAAGACCCCGCACGAGATCGAGCTGATGCGGGGCGCCGGCCTCGTCGTCGCCGGGGCCATCGCCGCCGTTCGCGCCGCGATCCGTCCCGGGGTGACCACCGGTGAGCTCGACGCGATCGCCGAGGACCGCATCCGCAGCGCGGGCGCGATCCCGTCCTTCCTCGGATACCACGGTTTCACCGGCAGCATCTGCGCCTCCATCAACGACGAGGTCGTGCACGGGATCCCGGACGTGAACCGAGCGCTGGCCGCGGGCGACAACATCTCCATCGACTGCGGGGCGATCCTGCAAGGCTGGCACGGCGACTCCGCCGTGACGGTCACGGTGGGGGAGCCCTCCGCCGAGGACGCAGCCCTGATAGCCGTCACCGAGCGGTCGATGTGGGCCGGCCTGGCCCGGGCAGTGGCCGGTGGCCGGCTCACCGACATCAGCTCCGCCGTGGAGCAGGCGATCCGGGACGAGGACCGCCCGTACGGCATCGTCGACAACTACGGCGGTCACGGCATCGGCACCGAGATGCACCAGGACCCGCACGTGCTCAACTACGGACGTCCCGGCCGTGGCCCGAAGCTGGTCCCCGGGCTGGCCCTGGCCATCGAGCCCATGGTCACCGTGGGTGATCCGGCAACCGTCGAGCTCGAGGACGGGTGGACCGTGGTCACCAAGGACGGCTCCCGCGCCGCCCACTTCGAGCACACGGTGGCCATCACCCCCGAGGGCCCGTGGGTGCTGACGGCCGAGGACGGCGGCGTCGCCGGCCTCGCCCCGTTCGGGATCACCCCGCGTACCTGA
- the rplQ gene encoding 50S ribosomal protein L17: MPTPTKGPRLGGSPAHERLMLANLATSLFEHGRITTTEAKAKRLRPLAEKLVTFAKRGDLHARRQVMTTIRDKDVVHTLFAEIGPRFENRPGGYTRITKVGPRKGDNAPMAVIELVEALTVAQQAVGEAERARGTQFASGAGAASAAGEVTADAVEPTDSADSVESVDSVDSADSADSADTPDEVVGDAPAAQDEGTDAR, from the coding sequence ATGCCCACCCCCACCAAGGGTCCCCGTCTCGGCGGGTCCCCCGCGCACGAGCGGCTGATGCTGGCCAACCTGGCCACCTCGCTGTTCGAGCACGGGCGGATCACCACCACCGAGGCGAAGGCCAAGCGGCTGCGTCCGCTGGCCGAGAAGCTGGTGACCTTCGCCAAGCGCGGTGACCTGCACGCCCGTCGTCAGGTGATGACGACCATCCGTGACAAGGACGTCGTCCACACGCTCTTCGCCGAGATCGGTCCTCGCTTCGAGAACCGTCCCGGCGGCTACACCCGGATCACCAAGGTCGGTCCCCGCAAGGGCGACAACGCGCCGATGGCGGTCATCGAGCTGGTCGAGGCCCTCACCGTCGCCCAGCAGGCGGTCGGCGAGGCCGAGCGGGCACGCGGCACGCAGTTCGCCTCGGGCGCCGGTGCCGCCTCCGCGGCCGGTGAGGTCACCGCCGACGCCGTCGAGCCGACGGACTCCGCCGACTCGGTGGAGAGCGTCGACTCGGTCGACAGCGCGGACTCGGCCGACAGCGCGGACACCCCGGACGAGGTCGTCGGCGACGCGCCGGCCGCCCAGGACGAGGGCACGGACGCGCGATGA
- the truA gene encoding tRNA pseudouridine(38-40) synthase TruA, protein MTIHQQTDEPATGPGGGLVRLRLAVQYDGTAFHGWARQPRLRTVQDELERGLATVLRTDVDLTVAGRTDAGVHATGQVVHVDVPRGVWADQRAKLVRRLRGVLPTDVAVPQVTEAPPDFDARFGALARHYVYRLTDGPAGPSPLRRADTVAWPRRLDAAAMDLAAGLLLGQHDFAAYCKRRDGATTIRTLLRLAVARQTEDDGSETVRVEASADAFCHSMVRSLVGGLVAVGEGRRPLGWPAGLLARRERASDVPVAPAHGLTLVAVDYPDDAELAARAAVTRARRA, encoded by the coding sequence CTGACCATCCATCAGCAGACGGACGAGCCCGCCACCGGTCCCGGTGGCGGGCTCGTCCGTCTTCGTCTGGCGGTCCAGTACGACGGCACCGCATTCCACGGCTGGGCTCGCCAGCCGAGGTTGCGGACCGTGCAGGACGAGCTGGAGCGGGGCCTGGCCACGGTGCTGCGCACCGACGTCGACCTCACCGTCGCCGGCCGCACCGACGCCGGGGTGCACGCCACCGGGCAGGTGGTGCACGTCGACGTCCCCCGCGGCGTGTGGGCGGACCAGCGGGCCAAGCTGGTCCGCCGGCTGCGAGGGGTCCTGCCGACGGACGTGGCCGTTCCGCAGGTGACGGAGGCGCCCCCGGACTTCGACGCCCGGTTCGGGGCCCTGGCGCGGCACTACGTGTACCGGCTGACCGACGGGCCGGCCGGACCGTCGCCGCTGCGCCGGGCCGACACCGTGGCGTGGCCGCGCAGGCTGGACGCCGCCGCGATGGACCTGGCCGCCGGCCTCCTCCTCGGTCAGCACGACTTCGCCGCCTACTGCAAGCGGCGTGACGGTGCGACGACCATCCGGACCCTGCTGCGGCTCGCCGTGGCCCGTCAGACGGAGGACGACGGCTCCGAGACGGTGCGGGTCGAGGCATCGGCCGACGCGTTCTGCCACTCCATGGTCCGCAGCCTGGTCGGCGGGCTCGTCGCCGTGGGGGAGGGGCGGCGCCCGCTGGGCTGGCCGGCAGGTCTGCTGGCCCGCAGGGAGCGGGCGAGCGACGTGCCGGTCGCGCCCGCGCACGGGCTGACGCTGGTGGCGGTCGACTACCCGGACGACGCCGAGCTGGCCGCCCGCGCTGCGGTCACCCGGGCCCGCCGGGCCTGA
- the secY gene encoding preprotein translocase subunit SecY, giving the protein MLQAFAAAFRTPDLRRKLLFSLAIIAVYRLGAAVPGPGVSVEAINSCLEQAQASDQRDIYSLVNLFSGGALLRLSVFALGIMPYITASIIVQLLVVVIPRFEQLKKEGQSGQAKLTQYTRYLTIALAVLQSTGIIALARSGQLFPNCTQTIIPSESVWTTVILVVALTAGTALIMWLGELLTEKGIGNGMSVLIFTSIAARIPAEGGSILQTRGGVVFAVVCAFAVVIIGTVVYVEQAQRRIPVQYAKRMVGRRMYGGTSTYLPLKVNQAGVIPVIFASSLLYLPQLIAQLQGSETGTVRRFFENYIIDQSSPVHVAIYFAMIIFFTYFYVSITFNPEERADDMKRYGGFIPGIRPGRPTAEYLQYVLSRITLPGSIYLGLVAVLPNLFLSITQEGQNQNFPFGGTAVLIMVGVGLETVKQIETQLNQRNYEGFLK; this is encoded by the coding sequence GTGCTGCAGGCGTTCGCCGCGGCGTTCCGGACGCCAGACCTCCGGCGCAAGCTGCTGTTCTCCCTGGCGATCATCGCCGTGTACCGGCTCGGCGCCGCGGTCCCCGGACCGGGCGTCTCGGTAGAGGCGATCAACAGCTGCCTCGAGCAGGCCCAGGCGTCCGACCAGCGCGACATCTACTCGCTGGTCAACCTGTTCTCCGGCGGCGCGTTGCTGCGACTGAGCGTGTTCGCGCTCGGGATCATGCCGTACATCACGGCGAGCATCATCGTGCAGCTGCTCGTGGTGGTCATCCCGCGCTTCGAGCAGCTGAAGAAGGAAGGGCAGTCGGGTCAGGCGAAGCTGACCCAGTACACCCGCTACCTGACCATCGCGCTCGCGGTCCTGCAGAGCACCGGTATCATCGCCCTCGCCCGCAGCGGCCAGCTGTTCCCCAACTGCACCCAGACGATCATCCCGTCCGAGTCGGTCTGGACGACGGTCATCCTCGTCGTCGCGCTCACCGCCGGTACCGCGCTGATCATGTGGCTCGGCGAGCTGCTCACCGAGAAGGGGATCGGCAACGGCATGTCCGTGCTGATCTTCACCTCGATCGCCGCGCGCATCCCCGCCGAGGGCGGCTCGATCCTGCAGACCCGCGGTGGCGTCGTGTTCGCCGTCGTCTGCGCCTTCGCCGTCGTCATCATCGGCACCGTGGTCTACGTCGAGCAGGCCCAGCGCCGCATCCCGGTGCAGTACGCCAAGCGGATGGTGGGTCGCCGCATGTACGGCGGGACATCCACCTACCTGCCGCTCAAGGTGAACCAGGCCGGCGTCATCCCGGTCATCTTCGCCTCCTCGCTGCTGTACCTGCCGCAGCTGATCGCCCAGCTGCAGGGCAGCGAGACCGGTACGGTGCGACGGTTCTTCGAGAACTACATCATCGACCAGAGCAGCCCGGTCCACGTCGCGATCTACTTCGCGATGATCATCTTCTTCACGTACTTCTACGTGTCCATCACGTTCAACCCGGAGGAGCGGGCCGACGACATGAAGCGCTACGGCGGCTTCATCCCCGGCATCCGGCCGGGCCGGCCGACCGCGGAGTACCTGCAGTACGTCCTGTCCCGGATCACGCTTCCGGGCTCGATCTACCTGGGTCTGGTCGCCGTGCTGCCGAACCTCTTCCTCTCCATCACGCAGGAGGGGCAGAACCAGAACTTCCCGTTCGGAGGGACCGCGGTCCTGATCATGGTCGGAGTGGGGTTGGAGACGGTGAAGCAAATCGAGACGCAACTGAACCAGCGCAACTACGAAGGGTTCCTGAAGTAG
- the rpsM gene encoding 30S ribosomal protein S13, with amino-acid sequence MARLAGVDLPREKRMEIALTYIYGIGRHHAKETLAATGVSPDLRAKDLSDEDLLKLRDYIDEHFRVEGDLRREVAGDIRRKIEIGSYQGLRHRRGLPVHGQRTKTNARSSKGPRKTIAGKKKAGKK; translated from the coding sequence ATGGCACGACTGGCTGGCGTCGACCTGCCCCGCGAGAAGCGGATGGAGATCGCGCTCACCTACATCTATGGCATCGGCAGGCACCACGCCAAGGAGACCCTGGCCGCGACGGGCGTCAGCCCGGACCTGCGCGCCAAGGACCTCAGCGACGAGGACCTGCTCAAGCTGCGCGACTACATCGACGAGCACTTCCGCGTCGAGGGTGACCTGCGGCGCGAGGTCGCCGGCGACATCCGCCGGAAGATCGAGATCGGTTCCTACCAGGGGCTTCGGCACCGGCGTGGGCTCCCGGTGCACGGTCAGCGCACCAAGACCAATGCGCGCTCGAGCAAGGGCCCGCGCAAGACCATCGCCGGCAAGAAGAAGGCCGGCAAGAAGTAG
- a CDS encoding NAD(P)H-binding protein, which translates to MRIVLAGAHGQVARRLGRLLSARDDTVLGLVRNPDHRSDLEDDGVTPVVLDLESASVVDVAEVLSGADAVVFAAGAGPGSGAARKDTVDRGAAVLLADAAERAGVRTYLLVSSMGTDLVADGAAPEGVDEVFAAYLRAKLAAEQDLLARPALAVTVLRPGGLTDGPGTGRVTLDRHVERGEIPRDDVAAVLLAFLDSPRDGAVVELVSGETPVAEAVAAVP; encoded by the coding sequence ATGCGCATCGTCCTCGCCGGGGCCCACGGGCAGGTCGCCCGCCGCCTCGGCCGTCTGCTCTCCGCCCGCGACGACACCGTCCTCGGCCTCGTCCGCAATCCCGACCACCGGTCCGACCTGGAGGACGACGGCGTCACGCCGGTGGTCCTCGACCTCGAGTCCGCGTCGGTCGTCGACGTGGCCGAGGTCCTGTCCGGCGCCGACGCGGTGGTCTTCGCCGCCGGCGCCGGGCCCGGTAGCGGCGCGGCCCGCAAGGACACGGTCGACCGCGGCGCGGCCGTCCTGCTCGCCGACGCCGCCGAGCGGGCGGGGGTGCGCACGTACCTGCTGGTCTCGTCCATGGGCACCGACCTGGTCGCCGACGGCGCCGCCCCGGAGGGTGTCGACGAGGTGTTCGCCGCCTACCTGCGCGCCAAGCTGGCCGCCGAGCAGGACCTCCTGGCGCGTCCGGCGCTCGCCGTGACGGTCCTGCGGCCGGGCGGCCTCACCGACGGGCCCGGCACCGGCCGGGTCACCCTCGACCGGCACGTCGAGCGCGGCGAGATCCCCCGCGACGACGTCGCCGCCGTGCTGCTGGCCTTCCTCGACTCCCCGCGCGACGGCGCCGTCGTGGAGCTGGTCTCCGGCGAGACCCCCGTGGCCGAGGCCGTCGCCGCGGTGCCGTGA